In Apteryx mantelli isolate bAptMan1 chromosome 18, bAptMan1.hap1, whole genome shotgun sequence, a single window of DNA contains:
- the HCK gene encoding tyrosine-protein kinase HCK, which translates to MHDEDLSFRKGERLRVLEESGEWWRAQSLATGHEGFVPSNYVAWVDSLETEEWFFKGISRKDAERQLLGPGNVIGSFMIRDSETTRGCYSLSVRDGDDAQGGTVKHYKIRTLDSGGFYISPRSSFDTLQELVEHYRGQSDGLCQKLTYPCSAPKPQKPWEKDAWEIPRESLKLEKKLGAGQFGEVWMATYNKHTKVAVKTMKPGSMSVAAFLAEAELMKTLQHDKLVKLHAVVTREEPIFIITEFMEKGSLLDFLKSDEGRKQPLPKLIDFSAQIAEGMAFIEKRNYIHRDLRAANILVSAILVCKIADFGLARIIEDDEYTAREGAKFPIKWTAPEAINYGSFTIKSDVWSFGILLTEIITYGRIPYAGMSSVEVIRALDHGYRMPRTENCPEELYDIMMRCWKMKPEERPTFEYTQSVLEDFFTATESQYQQQP; encoded by the exons ATGCACGACGAGGACCTCAGCTTCCGGAAGGGAGAGCGGCTCAGGGTCCTGGAGGA GTCGGGAGAGTGGTGGAGAGCCCAGTCGCTGGCCACAGGGCACGAAGGCTTCGTCCCCAGTAACTACGTCGCCTGGGTCGACTCGCTGGAGACGGAGGA GTGGTTTTTCAAGGGCATCAGCCGGAAGGATGCCGAGCGGCAGCTCCTCGGCCCCGGGAACGTGATAGGATCCTTCATGATACGGGACAGCGAGACGACCAGAG GCTGCTACTCCCTGTCGGTGCGGGATGGGGACGACGCGCAGGGGGGCACCGTGAAGCATTACAAGATCCGGACGCTGGATAGCGGCGGCTTCTACATCTCGCCGCGGAGCAGCTTCGACACGCTGCAGGAGCTGGTCGAGCACTACAGGG GCCAGAGCGACGGGCTGTGCCAGAAGCTCACGTACCCCTGCAGCGCGCCGAAACCGCAGAAGCCCTGGGAGAAAGACGCCTGGGAGATTCCTCGGGAGTCGTTGAAGctggagaagaagctgggagcCGGGCAGTTTGGAGAAGTGTGGATGG CGACCTACAACAAGCACACCAAGGTGGCGGTGAAGACCATGAAGCCGGGCAGCATGTCGGTGGCCGCCTTCCTGGCGGAGGCAGAGCTCATGAAGACCCTGCAGCACGACAAGCTGGTGAAGCTGCACGCCGTGGTCACCCGCGAGGAGCCCATCTTcatcatcaccgagttcatggaGAAAG GGAGCTTGCTGGACTTCCTCAAGAGCGACGAGGGACGCAAGCAGCCGCTCCCGAAGCTGATCGACTTCTCTGCCCAG ATTGCAGAAGGAATGGCTTTTATTGAGAAGAGGAACTACATCCACAGAGACTTGAGAGCTGCCAACATTTTAGTCTCAGCAATACTGGTGTGCAAGATTGCGGACTTCGGACTGGCCAGAATCATTGAGGACGATGAGTACACGGCCCGGGAAG GTGCCAAGTTTCCCATTAAATGGACTGCCCCAGAAGCCATCAACTATGGATCTTTCACTATAAAGTCAGATGTCTGGTCCTTTGGGATCCTCCTTACCGAGATCATTACCTATGGGCGCATCCCATACGCAG GGATGTCGAGTGTGGAGGTGATCAGAGCCCTGGATCACGGGTACCGGATGCCACGCACAGAGAACTGCCCAGAAGAGCTGTATGACATTATGATGAGATGCTGGAAGATGAAACCAGAGGAACGTCCTACCTTCGAGTACACACAGAGCGTTTTGGAGGATTTCTTTACTGCAACGGAGAGCCAGTATCAGCAGCAGCCATAA